The following are from one region of the Geoalkalibacter subterraneus genome:
- a CDS encoding multiheme c-type cytochrome: METEDCLMCHGDADMVGEALAIDGAKFEATLHAYMGCTSCHSGVSDSHPDDGIALSKVNCSECHFDVEQEYNSGVHAGMAGCNDCHDPHAALAPTEVSGYDMNAMCADCHMISNTIDSHERWLPQAGLHIEAVPCITCHTGSEDVVITWYLVKQKKAYGDFVLVPPEELNKLAGEEDVTRLIDADGDGVVTLDELKAFNRNRDYRDLHMVGMMTPEKVSHDFQILDNRWDCTFCHASGPEAMQVSFVAFPRPDGSMERIDVEKGAVLDALYGTPNFYMMGATRNKTMNIIGALIIAGGLVMPIGHGTMRFLTRKNRQGGGH; this comes from the coding sequence ATGGAGACCGAGGATTGCCTGATGTGCCATGGTGATGCCGATATGGTCGGTGAAGCTCTGGCTATCGATGGGGCCAAGTTCGAAGCCACTCTGCATGCCTATATGGGCTGCACTTCCTGCCACAGTGGCGTTTCCGATTCGCATCCCGACGATGGTATCGCGCTCAGCAAGGTCAATTGCAGCGAATGTCATTTCGATGTGGAGCAGGAATATAATTCCGGCGTTCACGCTGGCATGGCCGGCTGCAATGATTGTCATGACCCTCATGCCGCCCTGGCGCCGACGGAAGTCTCCGGGTACGACATGAATGCCATGTGCGCCGACTGCCACATGATCTCCAATACCATTGACAGTCATGAACGTTGGCTGCCTCAGGCCGGTCTGCACATTGAGGCCGTCCCCTGTATTACCTGCCATACCGGATCGGAAGATGTGGTGATCACCTGGTACCTCGTCAAACAGAAAAAAGCCTACGGGGATTTTGTGCTGGTTCCCCCCGAGGAACTTAACAAGCTGGCGGGTGAAGAAGATGTGACCAGACTGATCGATGCCGATGGCGACGGGGTGGTGACCCTTGATGAGCTTAAGGCGTTCAATCGCAATCGCGACTATCGTGACCTGCACATGGTGGGAATGATGACCCCCGAGAAGGTCAGCCATGATTTTCAGATTCTGGACAATCGCTGGGACTGCACTTTCTGTCACGCTTCGGGTCCGGAGGCAATGCAGGTCAGTTTCGTTGCCTTCCCGCGCCCCGACGGTTCCATGGAAAGGATTGACGTGGAAAAAGGAGCGGTGCTTGATGCCCTTTATGGCACACCCAACTTCTACATGATGGGCGCGACCCGCAATAAAACCATGAATATTATCGGTGCGCTGATTATCGCCGGCGGTCTGGTGATGCCCATCGGCCACGGCACCATGCGGTTTCTGACCCGCAAGAATCGTCAGGGAGGAGGACATTAA
- a CDS encoding response regulator, with protein MGVLMIADKDPQGRRQLANIFSTAGYQVVETDSAAGVLLDIFKKDAQVVLLSGDLEEIPSAELISIIKKCNKNMTIILVSNEQSLPLIRKVRKEGIFYHALKPSSAEDQEELKLAVQCAFANAGATVAGGAGHKKM; from the coding sequence ATGGGCGTGCTGATGATTGCCGATAAGGATCCGCAAGGACGCAGGCAGCTGGCCAACATCTTTTCCACGGCGGGTTATCAGGTCGTGGAAACGGATTCGGCGGCCGGCGTACTGCTCGATATCTTCAAAAAAGATGCGCAGGTTGTTCTTTTGAGCGGCGATCTGGAAGAAATTCCTTCCGCCGAGCTGATATCGATCATCAAAAAATGCAATAAGAACATGACGATTATTCTGGTCTCCAACGAGCAGTCACTGCCGTTGATCCGCAAAGTCAGGAAAGAGGGGATTTTTTATCATGCCCTCAAACCGAGCAGCGCGGAGGACCAGGAAGAACTGAAACTGGCCGTCCAGTGTGCCTTTGCCAACGCCGGAGCTACGGTGGCGGGGGGCGCGGGACACAAGAAGATGTAA
- a CDS encoding transposase family protein — translation MGKASRRANREEIKAKARQRKRAQKELGRKQEEEGLKRASHATIANRKSGYKSVEEEGLARNEAAWEQLKVFRGQLPVLLRRLSAIPDPRTAKKTKHKLSVLLMLGILSFVLQMASSREVTREMSRPMLWENLKALFPELEETPHHDTLKRVLSQIEVDQIASVQLELIRKWIRNKKFSRYLVNNCYPVAVDGTQKMARGWLWDEECLQRTFNRGQSAEQTQYYVYVLQANLAFSGGMSIPLMSEFLCHTQGDSHRSKQDCELKAFYRLAARLKEAFPALRIMLLLDGLYANGPVMELCRRNKWQYMIVLKDDALPSTVKEFQALARLEPKNRHFQTWGGRQQRFRWANRIEYSFGANGRKREIVNVVECLESWQEIGNQGCDVVEKTSRHLWLSSEPLDRWNLHERCNLGARSRWGVETGFLVEKHHGYQYEHCFSHDWNAMKGFHYLMQLGHMFNIMARYSEKIARIIRETGVRGLIRLVRETIASPWLNQAWIREQIAAPFQLRLT, via the coding sequence ATGGGCAAAGCGAGCCGCCGTGCGAACCGCGAAGAGATCAAGGCGAAGGCAAGGCAGAGAAAACGCGCGCAGAAGGAACTCGGACGCAAGCAGGAAGAAGAGGGGTTGAAGAGGGCCTCCCACGCCACGATCGCCAACCGCAAGAGCGGCTATAAAAGCGTGGAGGAGGAGGGTCTTGCCCGCAACGAGGCGGCCTGGGAGCAGCTCAAGGTGTTTCGCGGCCAGTTGCCGGTGCTTTTGAGGCGATTGTCGGCGATACCGGATCCGAGAACCGCGAAGAAGACCAAGCACAAGCTATCCGTGCTGCTGATGTTGGGAATTCTGTCGTTCGTGCTGCAGATGGCATCCTCGCGGGAGGTGACCAGGGAAATGAGCCGTCCGATGCTCTGGGAGAACCTGAAGGCCCTGTTTCCCGAACTCGAAGAGACCCCCCACCATGACACCCTCAAGAGGGTATTGTCACAAATCGAGGTGGACCAGATCGCGTCGGTACAGCTGGAATTGATCCGGAAGTGGATACGAAACAAGAAGTTTTCCCGATACTTGGTCAATAATTGCTATCCCGTTGCGGTAGACGGTACGCAGAAGATGGCGCGCGGCTGGCTTTGGGACGAAGAATGCCTGCAACGCACGTTCAATAGAGGGCAGAGCGCGGAGCAGACGCAGTACTACGTCTATGTCCTGCAGGCGAATCTCGCCTTTTCCGGCGGGATGAGCATTCCCTTGATGAGCGAGTTCCTGTGCCATACGCAAGGAGATTCGCACAGGAGCAAGCAGGACTGCGAGCTGAAAGCTTTTTATCGATTGGCTGCGAGGCTCAAAGAGGCGTTTCCGGCGCTGCGGATCATGTTGTTGCTGGACGGGCTCTATGCGAACGGGCCAGTCATGGAGCTGTGCCGCCGGAACAAATGGCAGTACATGATCGTGCTGAAGGACGACGCCTTGCCGAGCACGGTGAAGGAATTTCAGGCCCTGGCACGGCTTGAGCCGAAGAACCGGCATTTTCAAACCTGGGGCGGCAGGCAGCAGCGTTTCAGATGGGCAAACAGGATAGAGTACAGCTTCGGGGCGAACGGCAGGAAGCGGGAGATCGTAAACGTCGTCGAATGTCTGGAGAGCTGGCAAGAGATTGGCAACCAGGGGTGCGACGTGGTGGAAAAGACCAGCCGGCACCTCTGGCTATCGAGTGAGCCCCTCGACCGATGGAACCTCCACGAGCGGTGCAATCTGGGCGCACGCTCGCGCTGGGGGGTCGAAACAGGCTTCCTGGTAGAGAAGCACCACGGCTACCAATACGAGCACTGTTTTAGCCATGATTGGAACGCGATGAAGGGTTTCCATTATCTGATGCAATTGGGGCACATGTTCAACATCATGGCGAGGTATTCGGAAAAGATCGCCAGAATCATTCGGGAGACCGGGGTGCGGGGATTGATCCGCTTGGTACGCGAAACGATAGCGAGTCCGTGGCTCAATCAGGCGTGGATCCGCGAGCAGATTGCTGCCCCTTTCCAGTTACGGCTGACATAA
- a CDS encoding Druantia anti-phage system protein DruA: protein MRDERKQLVHCGRTIGPEEVEAIQETVSTCSGLSRFELAFTICEHLDWRTASGSLKRDACLKLLEKLEQQGLLKLPRKRTIAPGAGLKKQPKPTRRTEATTAVKGSVAEIGPVRLAGADSKDAADLWNEYVSRYHYLGYTPPIGCFQRYFIESERGLLGCLLFCGAAKSLQERDRFIGWSKDERLRNLGFVINNSRFLVFPWVQVKNLASHTLGKAARRIGDDWHKRWGYRPLLLETFVDPELYAGTCYLAANWQYLGMTTGQGLARRGKSYSTTPKKIFVKPLAGDFRGALCS from the coding sequence ATGAGAGACGAGAGGAAGCAACTGGTTCACTGCGGGAGAACCATCGGTCCTGAAGAAGTGGAGGCGATTCAGGAAACGGTTTCGACATGTTCAGGATTGAGCCGATTCGAACTGGCATTTACCATTTGTGAGCACCTGGATTGGCGCACCGCTTCGGGGAGTTTGAAGAGGGATGCCTGCCTGAAGCTACTGGAGAAGCTCGAACAGCAGGGATTGCTGAAGCTTCCGCGGAAGCGGACCATCGCCCCGGGAGCGGGGCTGAAGAAGCAGCCGAAGCCGACGCGCAGAACGGAGGCGACCACGGCGGTAAAAGGCAGCGTCGCAGAGATCGGACCGGTTCGGCTGGCAGGGGCGGACAGCAAGGATGCGGCCGATCTATGGAACGAGTATGTGAGCCGCTATCACTACCTGGGGTACACGCCTCCCATCGGCTGTTTCCAACGCTACTTCATCGAGAGCGAGAGGGGGCTTTTGGGGTGTCTGCTGTTTTGCGGCGCGGCGAAGTCGTTGCAGGAGCGGGATCGCTTTATCGGCTGGAGCAAGGATGAGCGACTGAGGAACCTGGGGTTCGTCATCAACAACAGCCGTTTTCTGGTGTTTCCCTGGGTACAGGTGAAAAACCTGGCAAGCCACACCTTAGGGAAGGCGGCAAGGCGCATCGGGGACGATTGGCACAAACGTTGGGGATATCGGCCGCTGCTGTTGGAAACGTTCGTGGACCCTGAGCTTTATGCAGGGACCTGTTATCTGGCAGCGAACTGGCAGTACCTGGGGATGACGACCGGCCAAGGTCTGGCGCGCAGGGGAAAGAGCTACAGCACGACCCCCAAGAAGATCTTCGTGAAGCCGCTTGCGGGAGATTTCCGCGGCGCGCTTTGCTCGTAG
- a CDS encoding diguanylate cyclase domain-containing protein — protein MRLQTKLMAAIGMIFFLSFAVVEFFDYRQIRRDVQRDMYAEAKVLHDFIMATRFVYQRQFLESGLELDENTLGFLPGHALPRIVRHFEQWNNSGLTFNNVSDRPRNPVNRADGIEKEAIRFFKENPTAEEWMDTYHSEEGQRFFQYSTPLWIDSYCLNCHSREGEASPTLRDYYDTDLDYEMEDLAGILSIKLPASILEQRVARQMKQNFFTHLGLFALTFLSISFFLKRFVLRPMEHLKSATTAWEGGDYSVRAAIAGKDEMADISQAFDTMARAVADREESVLRERGFLQSVIDGIADPIMVIDTEFRVLLMNAAAGRDSADLMTEEERLCHRFSHHSDAPCTGEDHPCPLREVLRTGRSVTVVHRHHHQGEERIVELVASPLWRGDGSLLGIIEASRDITARVEAEAKVRESERRLKHLAHHDPLTGLPNRLLFKDRLEHALERARRSGRSLALMFLDLDCFKHFNDSLGHEAGDRILREVAERLNASVREADTVARIGGDEFVIILEEMHDSDEARAVAAKIQKSLLPPVVLGDAEDDAELHITTSIGIAVYPTDGQTAETLMIHADTAMYGAKDCGRDTFKFYS, from the coding sequence ATGAGGCTTCAGACAAAGCTGATGGCGGCCATCGGCATGATCTTTTTTCTTTCTTTTGCCGTGGTGGAGTTTTTCGACTACCGCCAGATCCGCCGTGATGTGCAGCGTGACATGTATGCTGAAGCCAAGGTTCTGCATGATTTCATCATGGCGACCCGCTTTGTCTACCAGAGGCAGTTTCTCGAAAGCGGGTTGGAACTGGATGAAAATACATTGGGATTTCTGCCGGGGCATGCCCTGCCGCGCATTGTCCGGCATTTTGAACAATGGAATAACAGCGGCCTGACCTTCAACAATGTGTCGGACCGACCCCGCAACCCGGTCAATCGGGCTGACGGTATCGAGAAAGAGGCGATCCGCTTCTTCAAGGAAAACCCTACGGCCGAAGAGTGGATGGACACCTACCACAGCGAGGAGGGCCAGCGTTTTTTCCAGTATTCCACCCCTTTGTGGATCGACTCCTACTGCCTTAACTGCCACAGCCGGGAGGGGGAAGCTTCACCGACTCTCAGGGATTATTACGACACCGACCTCGATTATGAGATGGAGGATCTTGCTGGAATTCTAAGCATCAAGCTGCCTGCGTCCATTCTGGAACAGCGCGTGGCAAGGCAGATGAAGCAGAACTTTTTTACCCATCTGGGGCTTTTTGCTCTCACCTTTCTCTCTATTTCCTTTTTTCTCAAGCGTTTTGTGCTGCGACCCATGGAGCACCTTAAAAGTGCCACCACGGCCTGGGAAGGGGGCGATTATTCGGTACGGGCGGCCATTGCAGGAAAAGATGAGATGGCCGATATCTCCCAGGCGTTCGATACCATGGCCCGCGCCGTGGCCGACCGTGAAGAGAGCGTTCTGCGAGAGCGAGGCTTTCTGCAAAGCGTCATTGATGGGATTGCCGATCCGATCATGGTGATCGATACTGAATTCCGGGTCTTGTTGATGAATGCCGCTGCCGGACGCGATTCGGCAGACCTTATGACAGAGGAAGAACGGCTCTGTCACCGTTTCTCTCATCACAGCGATGCACCCTGCACCGGAGAAGATCATCCCTGCCCGCTTCGGGAGGTGCTGCGCACAGGCCGTTCGGTTACTGTCGTTCATCGCCATCATCATCAGGGCGAGGAGCGCATCGTGGAACTGGTGGCTTCACCCCTGTGGAGGGGGGATGGTTCACTGCTTGGGATTATCGAGGCTTCCCGGGATATTACCGCGCGGGTGGAGGCGGAAGCCAAGGTCCGAGAGAGCGAGCGCCGCTTGAAGCATCTGGCTCATCATGACCCTCTGACGGGACTGCCTAACCGGTTGCTGTTCAAGGACCGCCTGGAGCACGCACTGGAGCGGGCACGCCGTTCAGGCCGTTCTTTGGCTTTGATGTTCCTTGACCTGGACTGCTTCAAGCATTTCAATGACTCCCTCGGCCATGAGGCGGGTGATCGGATCCTGCGCGAGGTCGCCGAAAGGCTCAACGCCAGTGTGCGGGAAGCCGATACCGTTGCGCGCATCGGCGGCGACGAATTTGTCATAATCCTTGAAGAGATGCATGACAGCGACGAGGCTCGGGCGGTGGCCGCAAAGATCCAGAAGAGTCTTCTGCCGCCCGTGGTCTTGGGCGATGCAGAAGATGACGCCGAGCTGCATATCACCACCAGTATCGGCATCGCGGTATATCCGACCGACGGGCAGACGGCAGAGACTTTGATGATTCATGCCGATACCGCCATGTATGGAGCCAAAGATTGCGGCCGGGACACATTCAAGTTTTATTCCTGA
- a CDS encoding GspH/FimT family pseudopilin, protein MQALLRSQVGITLLETLIVLALIFTLCSLTGPALGRWQARFQEKTELRVLVEAFQRARSEAARRNCDVLLALTLADEHSGGGFQILARDSEGRSDPIRDLRRLKALSLVGTTFSGAPHAGFNNRGLPLGLGGSIQLEGRHTQRSYRISQNAGGRVRVQ, encoded by the coding sequence ATGCAAGCTCTATTGCGATCTCAAGTAGGGATTACTCTTCTTGAGACTCTCATCGTTCTCGCCCTTATCTTCACGCTCTGCTCTCTGACCGGCCCCGCTCTTGGCAGGTGGCAGGCACGTTTCCAGGAAAAAACAGAACTTCGCGTTTTGGTGGAAGCCTTTCAACGGGCTCGCTCCGAGGCTGCGCGCCGCAATTGTGACGTTCTGCTGGCCTTGACCCTCGCCGATGAACACAGCGGCGGTGGCTTCCAGATTCTGGCGCGGGATTCGGAGGGACGGTCTGATCCAATCCGCGACCTTCGCCGGCTGAAAGCTCTGTCCCTCGTCGGGACAACCTTCAGCGGTGCTCCGCACGCCGGATTCAACAATCGCGGACTGCCGCTTGGGCTGGGCGGGTCGATTCAACTTGAAGGACGCCACACCCAGCGCAGCTACCGTATCAGTCAGAATGCGGGAGGAAGGGTTCGGGTCCAGTGA
- a CDS encoding PilW family protein — translation MNRRTGFSLLEVLMAMTLTSVAAISMLTLYQSHLRAYQHGKAQIETQDKLRVALARISHELRSAGYDPSATSGAGVVVAQRDFLYLTRDLVPSTPSALDGADEHLAFCLYRDDTLGIHRGRQGGGSCSGTGRDATDCPGRGYHQPLAEKITRLEFRYFGRNEAGEEEVLPFDGANESLSEPGAIRRIEVVLGAEFSFRGQSRTVERRESVYVRNMGL, via the coding sequence TTGAACAGAAGGACAGGCTTCAGCCTGCTTGAGGTGCTTATGGCGATGACGCTGACCTCGGTGGCCGCCATCAGTATGCTGACCCTGTATCAGAGCCATCTGCGGGCTTACCAGCATGGAAAAGCGCAGATCGAAACACAGGACAAGCTGCGCGTGGCGCTGGCCCGCATAAGCCACGAACTGCGAAGCGCCGGCTATGACCCCAGCGCAACCAGCGGAGCGGGGGTAGTCGTCGCGCAAAGGGATTTTCTCTATTTAACCCGCGATCTGGTGCCCTCCACCCCGTCCGCCCTGGATGGGGCCGACGAACATCTGGCCTTCTGCCTCTACCGCGATGATACGCTCGGCATCCACCGCGGACGCCAGGGCGGCGGCAGCTGCTCCGGCACCGGACGCGATGCCACGGATTGTCCCGGAAGGGGCTACCATCAACCGCTGGCCGAGAAGATCACCCGCCTTGAATTTCGTTATTTCGGCAGAAATGAAGCGGGGGAGGAAGAGGTTCTGCCTTTTGACGGGGCAAATGAATCACTTTCGGAGCCCGGCGCGATTCGGCGCATCGAGGTCGTTCTCGGAGCGGAGTTTTCCTTTCGAGGGCAGAGCCGCACCGTCGAGCGGCGCGAATCGGTCTATGTCCGCAACATGGGGTTGTAA
- a CDS encoding type IV pilus modification PilV family protein — MPGNRQGFTLLEVLFAMTVFTIGVLAIAALQGTGLRAAAQAKALNEGQSAARTMVEQLMALPGDHPRLSDRDGDGAAGLMDAGEEADHVLIPPGQERMKLSWNIATGWPRPGVTTIRVIAHWSERGRERRTALEFERNSLF, encoded by the coding sequence ATGCCTGGCAACCGGCAAGGGTTCACACTCCTCGAAGTCCTCTTCGCGATGACGGTTTTCACCATCGGTGTCCTGGCTATCGCAGCTCTGCAGGGAACCGGCCTGCGAGCAGCGGCACAGGCAAAAGCATTGAATGAGGGGCAGAGCGCGGCACGCACCATGGTCGAACAGTTGATGGCGCTCCCCGGCGATCATCCCCGCCTCAGCGATCGCGACGGTGACGGCGCAGCAGGATTGATGGATGCAGGCGAGGAGGCGGATCACGTCCTTATCCCACCGGGTCAGGAGAGAATGAAGCTGTCCTGGAATATCGCCACAGGCTGGCCGCGCCCCGGAGTCACAACCATACGGGTCATCGCTCATTGGTCCGAGCGCGGCCGGGAACGGCGCACGGCTCTCGAATTCGAAAGAAACAGTTTATTTTAG
- a CDS encoding pilus assembly PilX family protein — protein sequence MQTPPSQIFNQKGAALLTAIMILASLTLLGLASVSGGLVELAIARNNAAHNQAFYQAENGWRHAAAWLAEHPDAPREDLGSRTVTDPWDQAFVPELAEEPEPVLSEEGRPLFSAAIVYDGMSRPPLFSDNVRALRYRIQAKGMGPAQAVAGIEVQLHRLIPAPGY from the coding sequence ATGCAAACGCCACCCTCTCAGATATTCAACCAGAAAGGTGCCGCGTTGCTGACGGCGATTATGATCCTGGCGTCTCTGACCCTTCTGGGGCTCGCCTCCGTCTCTGGCGGGCTGGTGGAACTGGCCATAGCCCGCAACAATGCAGCACATAACCAGGCTTTTTATCAGGCGGAAAATGGCTGGCGCCATGCTGCCGCCTGGCTTGCAGAACATCCCGATGCACCACGGGAAGACCTGGGCAGCCGCACCGTCACAGATCCCTGGGACCAGGCTTTTGTCCCAGAACTTGCAGAGGAGCCCGAGCCTGTTCTTTCCGAAGAAGGCCGCCCGCTCTTCAGCGCCGCTATAGTTTATGACGGCATGTCTCGCCCGCCCCTTTTCAGTGACAACGTTCGCGCGCTGCGTTACAGGATTCAGGCGAAGGGAATGGGGCCGGCCCAGGCGGTGGCCGGGATCGAAGTCCAGCTGCACCGCCTGATTCCGGCGCCCGGGTACTGA
- a CDS encoding pilus assembly protein, with the protein MTEDGIWLRTFFDPRQKKGDLQAFPLPVPDPVPQNLSALWSAQEKLASQDLTTRRIFTVRQDSGRKTYLSDNNLVAGQLATLWQTDPQTATELLESFGRLPLGTIIHSDPVLVGAPPLLHSRLGYDSFRHRYQQRVPLIYIAANDGMLHAVRASDSASHPAGSQVWAYLPGRLLAAIPDILQEEHRYRLDLSPVVHDVWYPQWDAARDDDSRGDGDGWRTVLIGGAGLGGDFYFALDITRPDSDRVVPLWENSPFPEARASTRPAVGPLAPDGRWVAFMTSGYREDSAPGAVAALDIASGENLPLWLDGTEGSTRITTNSRSPSSAYYSMTDPVAYDSNQDGLLDLAYAGDSEGILWKFHFDPQQRLWRAGKRFDTGGRGISATPTLITDHAGNLRIYFGTGLFLHEEDRQDDTTHAFYCLIEQPNPFARPAEERFNGAPFTPQTAADLLDVTTVNSRAAIESLGERAEAALQQHGWWIQLDRSQQGISERVLNQAIVIAGKVFFTSYTPSRAPCGGNDFSRLYALDYDTGLQARVASSTVLRTSSGGDLPAGRRHGYRARGRAFPLKWIFSKGEQSSKLIFQTDDGTLHQVEPALNLEALTLRAWREIGF; encoded by the coding sequence GTGACCGAAGATGGGATCTGGCTGCGCACTTTTTTTGATCCCCGTCAGAAAAAAGGAGACCTTCAGGCCTTCCCTCTCCCTGTGCCCGACCCTGTGCCGCAGAACCTCTCTGCATTGTGGAGCGCGCAGGAAAAGCTGGCTTCGCAAGATCTGACCACCCGCCGCATTTTCACCGTTCGGCAAGACTCCGGCCGCAAGACGTATCTGTCCGACAACAACCTGGTGGCGGGACAACTGGCGACGCTCTGGCAGACGGACCCGCAGACCGCGACAGAACTGCTGGAGAGCTTCGGCCGGCTTCCTCTGGGCACCATCATCCACAGCGACCCGGTACTTGTGGGAGCGCCGCCACTGCTTCACTCCCGCTTAGGTTACGACTCTTTCAGGCATCGCTATCAGCAGAGAGTGCCCCTGATCTATATTGCCGCCAACGACGGCATGCTGCATGCGGTTCGTGCTTCCGACTCAGCCTCCCACCCGGCAGGAAGCCAGGTCTGGGCCTACCTGCCAGGGCGACTGCTGGCGGCGATCCCTGATATTCTTCAAGAGGAACACCGCTATCGCCTCGATCTGAGTCCGGTCGTACACGATGTCTGGTATCCGCAATGGGATGCCGCCCGAGACGATGACAGCCGCGGGGATGGCGACGGCTGGCGCACCGTCCTGATCGGAGGCGCCGGACTGGGCGGAGATTTCTACTTCGCCCTCGATATCACGCGACCCGACTCCGACCGGGTTGTGCCGCTGTGGGAGAACTCCCCTTTCCCCGAAGCCCGTGCCTCCACCCGCCCTGCGGTCGGCCCACTGGCGCCGGACGGGCGCTGGGTGGCTTTTATGACCTCAGGTTACCGTGAGGATTCTGCCCCGGGCGCTGTCGCCGCACTCGATATCGCAAGCGGGGAGAATCTGCCACTGTGGCTCGATGGAACGGAGGGAAGCACCCGGATCACCACCAATTCACGTTCGCCCTCCTCTGCCTATTATTCGATGACCGACCCCGTCGCCTATGACAGCAACCAGGACGGTCTGCTTGACCTGGCCTACGCCGGCGACAGCGAAGGAATTCTGTGGAAATTCCACTTTGACCCGCAGCAGCGGCTCTGGCGCGCCGGCAAACGTTTTGACACCGGCGGCCGCGGCATTTCAGCGACGCCGACCCTGATTACCGATCATGCCGGCAATCTGCGGATTTATTTCGGCACCGGTCTTTTCCTGCATGAGGAAGATCGCCAGGACGACACAACGCATGCCTTTTATTGCTTGATCGAACAACCGAACCCCTTTGCCCGCCCTGCCGAAGAAAGATTCAACGGAGCGCCTTTTACACCGCAAACCGCTGCAGACCTGCTGGATGTCACAACCGTCAACAGCAGGGCGGCAATCGAATCCCTGGGGGAAAGAGCAGAAGCCGCCCTGCAGCAACACGGCTGGTGGATTCAATTGGACAGATCGCAGCAAGGGATATCGGAGCGGGTGCTCAATCAGGCAATCGTTATCGCGGGCAAGGTCTTTTTCACCAGCTACACTCCGAGCCGCGCACCCTGTGGAGGCAACGACTTCAGTCGCCTTTACGCGCTTGATTACGACACGGGGCTTCAGGCGCGCGTCGCTTCCAGCACAGTCCTGCGAACGTCCAGCGGCGGAGATCTCCCGGCAGGCCGCCGTCACGGCTACCGCGCCAGGGGGCGTGCCTTCCCGCTGAAATGGATTTTCAGCAAGGGGGAACAATCATCGAAACTGATTTTCCAAACCGACGATGGAACGCTTCACCAGGTGGAGCCTGCTTTGAACCTTGAGGCGCTGACCCTGCGCGCCTGGCGGGAAATCGGGTTCTGA